A DNA window from Vigna angularis cultivar LongXiaoDou No.4 chromosome 1, ASM1680809v1, whole genome shotgun sequence contains the following coding sequences:
- the LOC108319575 gene encoding protein RTF1 homolog has protein sequence MADLENLLLEAAGRTGTSGRNRHSLPPSRRRHDGAYSDGGSDSRDDDSDDELNYASRKPSGSQVPLKKRLDPSERDDDLGSQEDADDDDGRSDHDGDSSDESNIGDDLYKDEDDRRKLSEMTELQREMILSDRATKKDDKNLLGKIASKREKGKVSVPRKQSPPMSSSRMRASARSADRSAKNDALNELRAKRLKQQDPEAHRKLREASRNAGPRHFSPPKRKPFTSTSLSSSSHSESESRSHSDDEGSTGDGGIGDSDDDRALAGSEGPSFQDIKEITIRRSKLAKWFMEPFFEDLIVGCFVRVGIGRSKTSPIYRLCMVKNVDASEPDRQYKLENKTTYKYLNVVWGNESSAARWQMAMVSDSVPLEEEFKQWVKEVDRSGGRMPTKQDVLEKKQAIQKAITFVYSAATVKQMLQEKKSASTRPLNVAAEKDRLRRELEIAQSKHDEAEVERIRARLQELEASRQAKQKDAKALKLAEMNRKNRFENFKNASELKPVNTGLKAGEAGYDPFSRRWTRSRNYYAAKPGEKAAAGNNSVNGVVVGPGSNSAGVPVTAEAGMVATAAALEAAADAGKLVDTSAPVDQGTESNMLHNFELPISLALLQKYGGAQGAQAGFMARKQRIESTVGFRVLENDGRRHSLTLSVSDYKRRRGLL, from the coding sequence ATGGCCGATTTGGAGAATTTGCTTTTGGAGGCTGCAGGGAGAACTGGCACATCTGGGAGAAATCGCCATTCTCTTCCGCCTTCAAGGAGACGACATGATGGCGCTTATTCAGATGGTGGGAGTGATTCTAGGGATGATGATTCAGATGATGAACTCAATTATGCAAGCAGAAAGCCATCTGGATCACAAGTTCCTCTAAAGAAAAGGTTAGATCCATCAGAAAGAGATGATGATTTAGGCAGTCAGGAAGATGCAGATGACGATGATGGTCGTAGTGATCATGATGGCGACAGCAGTGATGAATCAAATATTGGTGATGATCTCTACAAGGATGAGGATGACAGGCGGAAGCTTTCTGAGATGACTGAACTTCAAAGAGAGATGATTTTGTCAGATAGAGCTACAAAAAAGGATGATAAAAACTTATTGGGGAAAATAGCATCTAAGCGTGAGAAAGGAAAGGTATCGGTGCCCAGAAAGCAGTCTCCACCTATGTCGTCATCACGTATGCGTGCATCAGCCAGATCTGCTGACAGGTCAGCGAAGAATGATGCACTAAATGAACTGCGTGCTAAGCGATTGAAGCAACAAGATCCAGAAGCTCATCGCAAACTGAGAGAGGCATCAAGAAATGCAGGGCCCCGGCATTTTTCTCCTCCAAAGCGCAAACCATTCACATCAACTAGTCTCAGTAGTTCAAGTCATAGTGAGAGTGAAAGTAGGTCCCACAGCGATGATGAAGGGTCAACTGGGGATGGAGGAATTGGTGACAGTGATGATGATAGGGCATTAGCTGGTTCTGAGGGTCCTTCATTTCAGGATATAAAGGAAATAACTATTCGCAGATCAAAACTTGCCAAATGGTTTATGGAGCCTTTCTTTGAGGATTTAATAGTTGGTTGCTTCGTAAGAGTAGGAATTGGTAGATCAAAAACTTCACCTATCTACCGACTCTGCATGGTGAAAAATGTTGATGCATCAGAACCTGATAGACAGtataaattggaaaataaaactACATACAAGTATTTGAATGTTGTTTGGGGAAATGAAAGTTCTGCAGCTAGGTGGCAAATGGCTATGGTTAGTGACTCTGTACCACTTGAAGAGGAGTTCAAACAGTGGGTTAAGGAAGTAGATCGTAGTGGTGGCCGGATGCCCACTAAGCAAGATgtgttagaaaaaaaacaagCTATTCAAAAGGCCATCACATTTGTCTACTCAGCGGCTACTGTGAAGCAGATGTTACAAGAAAAAAAGTCTGCCTCAACAAGGCCACTAAATGTTGCTGCTGAGAAGGATAGGCTGAGGAGGGAATTGGAAATAGCACAAAGTAAGCATGATGAGGCAGAAGTGGAGAGGATCAGAGCAAGACTGCAAGAATTAGAGGCATCTAGACAAGCAAAGCAGAAGGATGCCAAGGCATTGAAGCTAGCTGAGATGAATAGGAAAAATAGGTTTGAGAACTTCAAGAATGCCTCTGAATTGAAGCCTGTGAATACTGGTTTGAAAGCTGGGGAGGCAGGTTATGATCCATTTTCAAGGAGATGGACTAGATCAAGGAATTATTATGCTGCAAAACCTGGTGAAAAGGCTGCAGCTGGAAATAATAGTGTCAATGGTGTAGTGGTTGGACCTGGCAGCAATTCAGCAGGAGTGCCAGTTACAGCGGAGGCTGGCATGGTGGCTACTGCTGCCGCCTTGGAAGCTGCTGCTGATGCTGGGAAGTTAGTAGATACAAGTGCTCCTGTGGATCAAGGGACAGAGTCAAATATGCTGCACAATTTTGAGCTGCCAATTTCGTTGGCATTACTTCAAAAATATGGTGGGGCCCAAGGAGCTCAGGCAGGATTTATGGCAAGAAAACAAAGGATAGAATCAACAGTTGGATTTAGAGTATTGGAAAATGATGGCAGGAGGCATTCCCTGACGCTGTCAGTCAGTGAttacaaaagaagaagagggcttctttga